A single window of Prionailurus viverrinus isolate Anna chromosome F1, UM_Priviv_1.0, whole genome shotgun sequence DNA harbors:
- the IQGAP3 gene encoding ras GTPase-activating-like protein IQGAP3 isoform X4 produces MEACLKEELPPPVELEESLRNGVLLAKLGHCFAPAVVPLKKIYDMEQLRYQATGLHFRHTDNINFWLSAIAHIGLPSTFFPETTDIYDKKNMPRVVYCIHALSLFLFRLGLAPQIHDLYGKVKFSAEELSNMASELAKYGLQLPAFSKIGGILANELSVDEAAVHAAVLAINEAVERGVVEDTLAALRNPSALLENLREPLAAIYQELLAQAKAEKTASAQTRDGGESWDIYDCYLTQAEIQGHINHVNVHGALEVVDDALERQSPGALLEALHDPALALRGVRRDFADWYLEQLSSDREQKAQELGLVDLLEKEEVQAGVAAANVKGYQEQATLQAVCRINGAIRRGVAADTVAELMCPEARLPAVCPRAPAVYQRELAVLQQQQGGELGHEELFVAVEMLSAVVLIDQALEARDVGGFWSSLVNPATGLAEVQGENAQRYFDALVALRQGRAPDGVLSWNDLQATVNQVNAQVQEETDQVLAVSLINEALDQGSPEKTLSALLLPSAGLDDVHLPVAPRYHLLLVAAKRQKAQATGDPGAVLWLEEIRREVVRANQDTNAAQQMALGVAAINQAIKEGKAAQTERVLRNPSVALRGVVPNCADSYQRVLEGAMAKKRRPGDAALWVQHDMKDGSAYYLHLQTFRGTWEPPTGCRLNTSHLTREEIQSAITKVTAARDRQQLWKANVGLVIQLQARMRGFLVRQKFAERSRFLRTWLPAVIKIQAHWRGYRQRKTYLGRLQYLKANSDAVIKIQAWVRMWAARRRYRRRLGYFQKNVNSIVKIQAFFRARKARDDYRMLVHVPHPPLSVVCRFAHLLNQSQEDFLAEAELLKLQEEVVRKIRSNQQLQQDLNLMDIKIGLLVKNRITLQEVISHCKKLTNKNKEQLSGMMALDKQKGLKSLSREKRQKLEAYQHLFYLLQTQPLYLAKLIFHMPQNRTTKFMESVIFSLYNYASNRREAYLLLQLFKTALQEEIRSKVEQPQDMVTGNPAVVGLVVRFYRNGRGQSALREILGRVVQDVLEDKTLSVHIDPIHLYKSWINQSEAQTGQRSHLPYDVTPEQALSHPEVQRRLDISLRSLLAVTDKFLAAIVSSVDQIPYGMRYVAKVLKTTLAEKFPDAPENEVYKVVGHLLYYRFLNPAVVAPDAFDIVAVAAGGALAAPQRHTLGAVAQVLQQAAGGKAFRGESRHLRVLNDYLEETHPKFRRFVCRACQVPEPEERFAMDEYSDMVAVARPVVYITVGELVNTHRLLLEHQDSVAPDHCDPLHELLEDLGELPTIPDLIGEGVAADRSLDPSKLEVSLTLANKFEGLETDPGDASARSLLLSTKQMLVDIMQFQPGDSLEEMLSLPASREQEAAHERLTSWRRARESQTPEPLRRHRSLTAQSLLPLADKRRRVLRNLRRLEGLGLVSASDGYQGLVDELAKDIRNQRRCRQRRKAELVKLGATLRGLDSKATFFEEQGDHYSLYIRACLDQLAPRPKSSGKGKKPSLRYTAAQLLDKGVLLEIEGLPTSHFRNVIFDISPGDEAGKFEVNARFLGVDVERFQLHYQVRGPPGAPSCRPGSGARLRTVGPPRSSQPRRTSAPRPAHQHLNGRVRVLRPERLCPQALAQTPLPSTERAAGGHCQSG; encoded by the exons ATGGAGGCCTGCCTGAAGGAGGAGCTTCCTCCCCCCGTGGAGCTGGAGGAGAGCCTCCGGAACGGGGTGCTGCTGGCCAAGCTGGGCCACTGTTTTGCACCCGCCGTGGTCCCCTTGAAGAAGATCTATGATATGGAGCAGCTGCGGTACCAG gcAACTGGCTTGCATTTCCGCCACACAGACAACATCAACTTCTGGCTGTCGGCCATAGCCCACATCGGCCTGCCTTCG ACCTTCTTCCCGGAGACCACAGACATCTATGACAAGAAGAACATGCCCCGGGTGGTCTACTGCATCCATGCCCTCAG TCTCTTCCTCTTCCGGCTGGGACTGGCCCCTCAGATACATGATCTCTACGGGAAAGTGAAATTCTCAG CCGAGGAACTTAGCAACATGGCCTCTGAACTGGCCAAATACGGCCTCCAGCTGCCGGCCTTCAGCAAGATCGGGGGCATTCTGGCCAATGAGCTGTCGGTGGATGAAGCTGCAG TCCACGCGGCGGTCCTCGCCATCAATGAGGCGGTGGAGCGAGGGGTGGTTGAGGACACCCTGGCTGCCTTGCGGAATCCCAGTGCTCTGCTGGAGAATCTTCGAGAGCCTCTGGCAGCCATCTACCAGGAGCTGCTGGCCCAGGCCAAGGCAGAGAAGACTGCCAGCGCCCAGACCCGA GATGGTGGAGAAAGCTGGGACATATATGACTGCTACCTGACTCAGGCTGAAATCCAGGGGCACATCAACCACGTCAACG TCCATGGGGCTCTAGAAGTTGTTGATGATGCCCTGGAGAGACAGAGCCCTGGGGCCTTGCTCGAGGCCCTTCATGACCCTGCCCTGGCCCTGCGAGGAGTGAGGAGAGACTTTGCTGACTGGTACCTGGAACAGCTGAGCTCAGACAGAGAACAGAAGGCACAG gagTTGGGCCTGGTGGATCTTCTGGAAAAGGAGGAGGTCCAAGCTGGTGTGGCTGCAGCCAACGTGAAGGGTTATCAGGAGCAAGCCA cgcTCCAGGCCGTGTGCAGGATCAACGGAGCCATCCGGAGGGGAGTGGCGGCTGACACGGTGGCGGAGCTGATGTGCCCAGAAGCCCGGCTGCCTGCGGTGTGCCCCCGCGCCCCGGCTGTGTACCAGCGGGAGCTGGCAGtgctccagcagcagcagggaggg GAGCTCGGCCACGAGGAACTCTTTGTGGCCGTGGAGATGCTGTCAGCCGTGGTCCTGATTGACCAGGCCCTGGAGGCCAGGGATGTCGGCGGCTTCTGGAGCAGTCTGGTGAACCCCGCCACGGGCCTGGCCGAGGTGCAAGGAGAGAACGCTCAGCG TTACTTTGATGCGCTGGTGGCGCTGCGGCAGGGGCGTGCGCCGGACGGCGTCTTGAGCTGGAATGACCTGCAGGCCACCGTGAACCAGGTCAACGCTCAGGTGCAGGAAGAAACCGATC AGGTGCTGGCGGTCAGCCTCATCAACGAGGCTCTGGACCAGGGCAGCCCCGAGAAGACCCTGTCGGCCCTCCTGCTCCCCTCGGCTGGCCTGGACGACGTCCACCTGCCTGTGGCCCCTCGGTACCATCTCCTCCTTGTGGCGGCCAAAAGGCAGAAGGCCCAG GCAACGGGGGACCCCGGAGCGGTGCTGTGGCTGGAAGAGATCCGCCGGGAGGTGGTTCGAGCCAACCAGGACACGAACGCCGCACAACAGA TGGCTCTCGGTGTGGCCGCCATCAACCAGGCCATCAAGGAGGGCAAGGCGGCCCAGACAGAGCGGGTGTTAAGGAACCCCTCCGTGGCCCTCCGGGGGGTGGTTCCCAACTGCGCCGACAGCTACCAGCGAGTCCTGGAAGGAGCCATGGCAAAGAAGCGGCGCCCAG GGGACGCGGCTCTCTGGGTCCAACACGACATGAAGGATGGCTCCGCCTACTACTTGCACCTGCAGACCTTCCGGGGAACTTGGGAGCCGCCCACCGGCTGCCGCCTGAACACGTCCCACCTGACTCGGGAGGAGATCCAG TCCGCCATCACCAAGGTCACGGCTGCCCGTGACCGCCAACAGCTCTGGAAGGCCAACGTCGGCTTAGTCATCCAGCTCCAGGCCCGCATGCGCGGCTTCCTGGTTCGGCAGAAGTTCGCTGAGCGCTCCCGCTTTCTGAGGACCTGGCTGCCGGCGGTCATCAAGATCCAG GCTCACTGGCGGGGTTACAGGCAGCGGAAGACCTACCTGGGACGGCTGCAGTATTTAAAAGCGAACTCGGACGCCGTAATCAAG ATCCAGGCCTGGGTCCGGATGTGGGCAGCTCGGAGGCGGTACCGGAGGCGTCTGGGATACTTCCAGAAGAAC GTTAACTCCATTGTGAAGATCCAGGCGTTTTTCCGAGCCCGGAAAGCCCGGGATGACTACAGAATGTTAG TGCACGTGCCCCATCCCCCTCTCAGCGTGGTGTGCAGATTTGCCCACCTCTTGAATCAAAGCCAGGAGGACTTCCTGGCCGAGGCAGAGCTGCTGAAGCTTCAGGAAGAGGTGGTCAGGAAGATCCGGTCCAACCAGCAGCTGCAGCAGGACCTCAACCTCATGGACATCAAGATCGGCCTGCTGGTGAAGAACCGGATCACCCTGCAG GAGGTGATCTCCCACTGCAAGAAGCTGACCAATAAGAACAAAGAGCAGCTGTCGGGTATGATGGCTCTGGACAAGCAGAAGGGCCTGAAGTCgctgagcagagagaaaaggcagaaactAGAAGCTTACCAGCACCTCTTCTACCTGCTGCAG ACTCAGCCTCTCTACCTGGCCAAGCTGATCTTTCACATGCCACAGAACAGAACCACCAAGTTCATGGAGTCCGTGATTTTCAGCCTGTACAACTATGCCTCCAACCGCCGCGAGGCCTACCTCCTGCTCCAGCTCTTCAAGACAGCGCTCCAGGAAGAGATCAG GTCAAAGGTGGAGCAGCCCCAGGACATGGTGACAGGCAACCCCGCGGTAGTGGGGCTCGTGGTGAGGTTCTACCGTAATGGGCGGGGCCAGAGCGCCCTGCGCGAGATCCTGGGCAGAGTCGTCCAGGACGTGCTGGAGGACAAGACGCTGAGCGTCCACATCGACCCCATTCACCTCTACAAGAGCTGGATCAACCAGAGCGAGGCCCAGACCGGCCAGCGCAG CCACCTCCCCTATGACGTCACTCCAGAGCAGGCCTTGAGCCACCCCGAGGTCCAGAGACGGCTGGACATCTCCCTCCGCAGCCTCCTCGCCGTGACGGACAAGTTCCTTGCAGCCATCGTCTCCTCTGTGGACCAGATTCC GTACGGGATGCGGTACGTTGCTAAGGTCCTGAAGACAACCCTGGCGGAGAAGTTCCCCGACGCCCCAGAGAACGAGGTCTACAAG GTGGTAGGGCACCTCCTGTACTACCGCTTCCTGAACCCGGCCGTCGTGGCCCCTGACGCCTTCGACATCGTGGCCGTGGCGGCGGGCGGTGCCCTGGCCGCCCCCCAGCGCCACACGCTCGGGGCCGTGGCCCAAGTCCTGCAGCAGGCCGCCGGCGGCAAGGCCTTCCGCGGGGAGAGCCGGCACCTGCGGGTCTTGAACGACTACCTGGAGGAGACGCACCCCAAGTTCAG GAGGTTCGTCTGCCGAGCCTGCCAGGTGCCGGAGCCGGAGGAGCGCTTTGCGATGGACGAGTACTCGGACATGGTGGCCGTGGCCAGACCCGTGGTGTACATCACCGTGGGGGAGCTGGTCAACACGCACAGG CTGTTGCTGGAGCACCAGGACTCGGTTGCCCCCGATCACTGCGACCCCCTGCACGAGCTCCTGGAGGACCTGGGGGAGCTGCCCACCATCCCTGACCTCATCG GGGAGGGCGTGGCCGCGGACAGGAGCCTGGACCCGAGCAAGCTGGAGGTGTCCCTGACGCTCGCCAACAAGTTTGAAGGGCTGGAGACGGACCCCGGCGATGCCAgtgcccggagcctgcttctgag cACCAAGCAGATGCTGGTGGACATCATGCAGTTCCAGCCTGGGGACTCCCTCGAGGAGATGCTGTCCCTCCCGGCGTCCAGAGAGCAG GAAGCGGCCCACGAGCGGCTGACGAGCTGGCGCCGGGCCCGTGAGAGCCAGACCCCGGAGCCCCTGCGACGGCACCGCTCGCTGACCGCGCAGTCCCTCCTGCCGCTGGCGGACAAGCGTCGGCGCGTCCTGCGCAACCTGCGCCGGCTGGAGGGCCTGGGGCTGGTCAGCGCCAGCGACGGCTACCAGGGGCTGGTGGACGAACTGGCCAAG GACATCCGCAACCAGCGCCGTTGCCGGCAGAGGCGGAAGGCGGAGCTGGTGAAGCTGGGGGCCACGCTCCGCGGCCTGGACAGTAAGGCCACCTTCTTCGAGGAGCAGGGCGACCACTACAGCCTGTACATCCGGGCCTGCCTGGACCAGCTGGCCCCCCGCCCCAA GAGCTCCGGGAAAGGGAAGAAGCCGTCGCTCCGTTACACTGCTGCCCAGCTCCTGGACAAGGGGGTCCTGCTGGAGATCGAGGGCCTTCCCACCTCTCA CTTCAGAAATGTGATCTTTGACATCAGCCCTGGAGACGAGGCAGGGAAGTTCGAAGTCAATGCCCGGTTCCTGGGTGTGGACGTGGAGCGGTTCCAGCTTCACTACCAGGTGAGaggccccccaggggccccaagcTGCCGGCCTGGCTCGGGTGCCCGCCTGAGGACAGTGGGCCCTCCTCGCTCCTCTCAGCCGCGGAGGACGTCAGCTCCCCGCCCCGCCCATCAGCACCTGAACGGAAGGGTGAGGGTCTTGCGGCCCGAGCGCCTCtgtccccaggccctggcccagACCCCACTGCCAAGCACAGAGCGTGCAGCTGGCGGGCACTGTCAGAGCGGATGA